The DNA window TGTTGAGCCATGCCTCTGCTGGCAGCCATGCTCAGAAACAGAGGGTTTTATTCCAAGTCAGAGCAGAAATCACGTTGCCAGACACATTTGCCTCTGGAAACAGCCTTTTGGGAAATGGTGAGCTCAAACACTGCTGTCTCAGCATTTCCAAACCACTTAGGAACTTCACATGCTCTGTAGCATCATGCTGGTATTTGCCTTCTCTTTTATTAGGATTACATCAATTTGGGCATAACGCAATAGTTCAGGCTGTCTTTGGCCtttggatttgttttaaaataatataaggGCAGTCGAATTTGTCATTAAATGGAAAGCTCGTTTCACAACATTTCATGTTGCAGCAGTGGACCTTTTTGAAGCTCCTTGTCTCACCGTTTTAAAATTCGGTACAATTTGGAGAAACATTTGGCTGCATTGGGATGGTTTTCCCTCACAAGCAACCATCctagcagcagccagcacagccccctgcagggaggggacatggcAGGAGGTCCCCACCAGCCTGGAGGGGACAGCTCCCTGCCATGCCGCTGTGTAGCCCCCAGGGGTAGGGATTCCTGGCCCTTCCGAAATCAATTAAGATCCGTGGTACCTCTGCTGGTGGGGTGATGGGCCCTGCTGGTTGCACTGGGGCCAGGCACGATGATGCTTTCCGTGCGGCTTGCCCCCACGCTGCCTAACTGAAACACCAATTAAAATGGCCTGTTTATTTCTGCTGGCATCTAACGAGGATCCTGGGGTCTGACCTGCTTTTGAAGGCTGCTTTGCAGGGCTGTCAGGCAGGGAAATTAAAGTTCATTAAAAGACAGCTGTCCCCCGTGACTGCCACCAGCGAAGGTCCTGTCCTCTCAGCACCACCGTGCCAGCCTGGCCAGGCACCAGGGCACAAGTCCTGTCTCCTCCCCAGACTCCCCCATTACCAGTGCTCTCACCTctccctgtgctggcagctgcctgcctgcctgcctgcctggggagaGCGGCAAGCAGCTCTGCCCTTGCACCCCTTCCCCAGGGAAGGGTGCACAGCCACCGGTACCCCAAGGCTtacagccaggctcagctgccGCTGGATCTGTAAGTAAAAAAATCGATATTGCTATTAGCCTTCTCATGTTAGTTATCAGGGAGATAAAGCTGGTGgggctgggttttttaaacatatttatgAGTCCCACAATACCTGTGCCCCTGAGGACTTTTGCCGTGCCATCCCCTGCTTGCATCATGCTCTGTCACCTGCCTTCATTAGCGTGCAGGCAAATTGCTGACGAGCCATTGGGGGGAcacagggcagcccccagccttcATGCTGGGCTGGCTCCCAACACTGCCCATACCTTCTGCATGCTTCCCAGGGGAGGATTTGGGAGGAACTGGGGGGAGCAGCTCCAGAGCTGTCAGGTCTGACGCTGTGCTCTCCCTTGCCCGCAGGACGGGAGCAAGCCTTACCCCCCAGACCTGTCCCGCAGCCCCCAGAGCCTGAGCGACACCGGCTACTCCTCCGATGGCATCTCCAGCTCACAGAGCGAGATCACCGGcctggtgcagcaggaggaggagaagctgagcAGCACCGGGCTGGCTGGGCAGAGCCCCCCCAGCCCTTCCGAGCTCACCaagctggagagcagcatgCGGCCCCTCCTGGAAGGCCGGGGTGCCCCGCCAGACCCCGCTGAatgcagcaaggagctgcaaGAGGAGCAGCGGCAGCGGCCACGGTACCTCTCCATCACCCCAGAAGCCTTTGACTCAGATGAGGAGCTGGAGGACATCTTAGAGGAGGATGAGGACTCGCTGGAGTGGGAGAACCAGCGGGAGCGGCGGGAGAGTGCAGAGTCCTCGGACGAGTTCGGCAGCAAGCTGCGGCATGACTATGTGGAAGACAGCAGTGAGGGGTGTTTCTCCCCAGTGCCTCCCCAGCCCAAGGGCCTGGAGGCAGAGGTGAGTGATGAGGAGTTCATGCGGAGGCAGATCCTAGAGATGAGTGCAGAGGAGGACAACCtcgaggaagaggaggaggaggagggctacAGGCATGCCAAGTACAGTGTCCACAAGGCTGGGCTAAAGGACGAGgcagagaagagcaaagagCCAGCATCGGCCAAGCGGCGCCTGCCACATGGCTCCAGCAGCCTGTacaaggaagagaggaaggagctggaggTAGCAGAGGGCAATGACTTGAGCACGGCTCAGGGTGGGCTGCGGCGCTTCAAGACCATTGAGCTGAACAGCACAACTGGCTATGACCGGGAGGTGGAGATGGGCCAGGAGACGGACGCCAGCCTGGACCGGGAGCCTGAGCTGGAGATGGAGAGCCTGACAGGCTCCCCTGAGGAGCGTTCCCGGGGCGAGTACTCCTCCACCCTGCCAGCCACAACACCCACCTACACCTCGGGCACATCGCCCACCTCCATCTCCTCCCTGGAGGAGGACAGTGACAGCAGCCCCAGCCGCCGGCAGCGGCTGGAGGAGgtgaagcagcagaggaaggctCGCCACCGCTCACATGGCCCCTTGCTACCCACCATCGAGGACTCAtccgaggaggaggagctgcGGGAAGAAGAGGAGCTGCTGCGGGAGCAGGAGAAGATGCGGGAGGTGGAGCAGCAGCGCATCCGGAGCACAGCACGTAAGACCAAGCGTGACAAGGAGGAGCTGAGGGCCCAGCGGAGGAGAGAGCGCTCCAAAACCCCTCCCAGCAACCTCTCCCCCATCGAGGATGCCTCCCCCACCGAGGAGCTGCGTCAGGCGGCAGAGATGGAGGAGCTGCACCGCTCCTCCTGCTCTGAGTATTCACCCTCCGTTGACTCAGAGGCTGAGAGTTTCGATGCCATGGCCTCCAAACTGTACAAATCAGGCAGTGAGTACAACCTGCCCACCTTCATGTCACTGTACTCCCCGACGGAGAAGGGGGAGAGTGGCCCCAGCCAGCCCACCAGCAAGCCTCTCAAGAGTGCCGAGGAAGCCTATGAGGAGATGATGAGGAAGGCAGAGAtgatgcagaagcagcaggtcCAGCAGGCCCAGCCAGCTATTTCCTACAGCAGTGCCTACCAGCAGGGTGGCTACTGTGGCACTGAGAGCCAGAATGGCTTCGAGTACCAGTACACCGAGGAGTACCAGTATGATGGTGGCCCTGcacacccagcccagcccagctaTCCGAGTGCCCTGCCAAAGGCGGGAGCAGTGTACGAGGATATCCTGCAGACCTCGCAGAGCATCTCCAGGATGCACCAGTCCGCCTCCTTTGACCTGGCCCTTGAACAGGGAGAGAAGGcaaaggggcaggaggaggcttACCAGGAGAAGCACTTCCTCAATGCCGAGAGCACCTATGCTGACCTGATGAAGCAGAACGGCAGTCCGCTCACCCCTGGCACCAGCCCCACGCAGCTCTCTGCTCCCGTCTCCTTTGCTGCCTCTGATGGCAGTACAGGAAAGGCCATTCCCGATGTCCGGGTCACCCAGCATTTTGCAAAAGAGGGGCAAGACCTGGCCAAGCTCCAGAGCaccccagcagagcccagcccagcatccAAGACTACTGCCACTCCTTATGCCTACGGCAAAGGCACCAGCACAGTGACGATGATGGCAGTGGTGAGTGGCCCCAGGAGTGCGCCATGGAGCTACAGCTCCTCAGCTCCGGAGGCCCCATCAGTAGCCTTCAGAAGCTATGGTCCAGTGAAGAGCACTGTCAGCTATGGCTCGCAGACGGAGGACACTGGCAGAAGCAAGGTGGCAGTGGAAATCAGCATGCAGATGGCCAGGGAGAAGCTCCCGGCCATGAGCGATAGCAAGCCTCTACTGCCTAAGACTTACCCCTTCTTCAAGAGCTCCAGTCCTCCACTCTCACCCACCTCCCCCACGCAGAGTCCCACTCATGCCACAAAGGCCACGGCAGAGTTTTCCACACAGACACagagccccctcctcccctaTGAGGGTCCTGCCGTTGCTGGCCCCACTGCCTCTTCCCCCATGGTGGCACAGGGGACGCAGACGCCACACCAGGCGGGCTCACCACGTCTGGCCCGGCAGCCCGTCTCACAGGATGCTCCATTCATGCTGATCACACTGGCAGCTGATGCGGCCAGCCAAACAAAGTCAGCCAGCTCCGGCTGCTCAACGTCCCCCACCTCATCCCCCACCAGGCCAAGCCGGCAGCTGCCAGCACACAGCTACAGCCGGGCACTGGAGCCAGAGCAGCCTCCGGGCACGTATGTCAGGGCACAGCCGGTGAAGGAGCACACCCAGCAGGCATCCACTGTGACTTCAGCCACTGATGGCATCACAGGGCTGTATGGCTGGGGAGCGCTTCCTGCAGAAAACATCTCCCTCTGCCGCATCTCCTCCATTCCCGGCACGTCCCGGGTTGAGCCAGGACCCAAGGCACCGAGCACTAATGCCGTGGACTTACGGACGGCGCTGAAGTCCACCCCCATCATCATAACAGACCAAGGCATGGATCTCACCTCCTTGGCCACTGAGGCCAGGAAGTACTGCCTGACCTTGGACCACATCCCAAGCCGGCAGTCCACGGCCATCCAGCCCTTGATCATCAACCTCAATGCCCAGGAGCAGCCCCACGCCATTATCGCAGCAGCCAGCTCCGCCAGCCTGGCCATAGCCTCCCCCATGCTCCTCTCGCAGCCCAAGCAGCCTGTGGTCTATGGAGACCCTTTCCAGAGCCGGGTGGACTTTGGGCAGGGGACTGGGAGCCCAGTGTGCTTGGCGCAGGTGAAGCAGATGGAGCAGGGCGTCCAGACAGCAGCTGTCAGAGCTAGCggggcagccagcagcaagcCCGAGTCTACTGCTGCCCCCCAGACCAAGTTTGCAAGGTATGGCATGCCAGGCCAGATGGTGAAGAAGGATGTGCTCATCACGCAGACCGGCGGGGTGCAGAATGTTGTCAGCCTCCCGCAGCCCTTCCTGCCAGAGCCAGGCTCAGAGCTGTACCAGGTGGTGCCAGTGGAGCTGAAGAGCCAGAGCCCTCTCCTCGCCCTGGGCAGCAAAAAGCCCCAGGTGATGATGGTGCAgatggaggaggcagcagctggcccAGTGACTAAAGTGCTGAAGGAGGAGCCACCGGCCAACGTGCTGGACCTCACAGGTGTGAAGCCGGAGAGCCAGGTGGCCTGCTGCAACGTGGTCTACAAGTTCCCCTTTGGTGGTAGCTGCACCGGTGCTTTCAACCCCACTTCCAAGATGCCAGAGAAGAAAGCGGGGGAGGTGGCGGCACCCGGACGGAAAGCCAGCGGGCCCCTCTATGGCAGCAGAGAGCCAGAGCTGCCAGAGACCTTCCCCTACCGGGAgcagccagcaccagcacccTCACTTTATGAGGAGCAGAAGTTTTACCCCGCCAGCGCCTTCGGTCGGCTCTACTCCTCCATGTCAGACACAAACCTCTCTGAAATTGGGATGAGCTACTACCCCACGAAGGGGGACcagcccttcccttccccagcaagTGATGCTGCTGTGGACCTCAGCACCATGAAGCACTCCTACAGTGTGGGTTTCGCTGAGGGGGGTTACCTGGGCCAGGGGCTGCAGTATGGTTCCTTCTCCGATCTCCGCCAGCCAGCGGAGATGCTGGGCCACCCACTCCCCATGCGGAGGTACAGCTCGGCCTCCAACATCTATTCTGACTACCACTTCTCACCCCGGGGGGACCTGGCCAGCTTCCAACAGTCCAGCCTGGCCCACTACAGTGCCACCACAGCGCGCGAGATCAGCCGCATGTGTGCTGCCCTTAACTCCATGGACCAGTATGGAGGCCGGCACACCAACGGCCCTGACTTGCTGCCCTATGGCCCTGGCTCCGGGctggggggcacgggggggctggcagctcagcagcagggcCCTGTGCCCCCCAAACCTGGCAGGATATACAACCCCACCTTCCCCGAGGCACGTCAGGGCTTCAGCAGCCTGGCACAGTACAATGTCCCCAGCATCCGCTTGGGATCCATCCGGCAGATGCTCCCTTCCACCGCCACTGTGCGGGCCGCTGACGGCATGATCTACTCCACCATCAACACGCCCATCGCCTCCACGCTGCCCATAACCACTCAGCCAGCGTCGGTGCTGCGGCCCATGCTGCGCGGGCTGTACAGACCCTATGGCCCAGGCGGTGTGGCAGCGGTCCCGCTGGCCAGCCTGCCCAGGCTGCCAGTCGTCACACCCCGTGTCCCACTGGCAACACAGGGCCTCTACCGCTACCCAGCCCCTGGTCGGCCGGCCCCAGCGGCCTCACTGATGGAGACGCCTGTCTACCTGGGCAAGCCTGTCAGCACAGCGCCTCCAGCGGCAGGTGCTGGTCCTACACCCAAAgcccccactgcccccaccAGTGgcttgcagaaagcagagccGGTGGGGTCTGTGCCCCGTGCTGAGGggccagcagcaacagcagccagcaaggagggtgggcaggcagctgcGGTGCCCAAGCCACTGCTGGATGGGGCTCAGCGGGAGGAGCGGGAGGAGGAACTGCAGCGCAAGCAGCAGGAGCACGTGCTGCAGCTAGAGCGGGAGCGTGTGGAGCTGGAGAAGCTGCGGCAGCTGCGGctgcaagaggagctggaaCGGGAGCGCGCAGAGCTGCAGCGGCACCGGGagaaggagcagctgctggtgcaacgggagctgcaggagctgcagtgcaTCAAGCAGCAGGTGCTTCAGCAACAGCAGGAGGAGCGGCACGCGCAGCTGGCACTGCAGCGGGAGCAGCTTGCCCAGCAGCGCCTCCAGCTCGAACacatccaccagctccagcatcagctgcagcagcaactgGAGGAGCAGAAGCGGCAGAAGAGCGCCTTCCCCGTGCCTGTTGAACCAGCTGCCCGccctcctgagggtcccaccgaGGCACCACGGGGCCTGCCACACAATGGGCAGGTGTGGCCCCTGCCAGGCGAGGCACTGCCAGAGGGGCCCACTGGCCCCCGCTATCCCATGCCTCAGCGGCCACTCAGCAGCTCAGCCTCAGACATGTCACTGCAAGCTGAGGAGCCTTGGGAGCCTGGCCGGGGTATCAAGAAGAGGAACTCGATGCCGCGGCTGCGGGATGCTTACGAGAAGGAGGCAGCACGGGAGGCCTTCACAGCAAGGAAGACAGCAGACAGCAGCGTGCAGACGGATGAGGAGGATGGCGATGAGCGGTACCTGCTGtcacggcggcggcggccgcggcgcagCACCGACTGCAGTGTGCAGACAGATGAGGAGGACAGTGGGGAGTGGGAGCAGCCTgtgcgccgccgccgctcccggccCTCACGGCATGCTGAGGCTGGCACTGAGGGCAAGCTGGAGGGGCCAGCCCGCAGTATGGCCAGTGTGGGCATCCAGACAATCAGTGACTGCTCAGTGCAGACGGAGCCTGACCAGCTCCTCCGCGTCTCCCCCTCCATCCACATCACCACCCATGACCCCCGAGTGGAGATCGTCAAGTACATCTCGGCCCCAGAAAAGACACAGCGGGGCGAGAGCCTGGCCTGTCAGACAGAGCCAGAGCCTGTCCCCCAGCCTGGTGTCGTGGTCCCCCAGCTGACAGTGCCCACCACCATTCCGCCCTACTCCACCAACATCCAGATTGTGAGCACAAGCCCCCTGGACCCCCACAGCGTCCGGCAGCAGACCCTGGGCAAGTTCGAAAAGAAGAAGCCAGATCCCCTGGAAATCGGCTACCAGTCCCATCTGCCAGCTGAGTCCCTCTCCCAGCTGGTGACCCGCCAGCCACCCCGGTCTCCCCAGGTCCTCTACTCACCTgtctcccccctctccccacaccGCCTCCTGGAGTCCTCCTTCGCCACCAGTGAGCGGCTGAACAAGGCTCACGTCCCCCCGCAGAAGCACTTCACCGCCGACTCGGCTCAGCGCCAGCAGACACTACCACGCCCTATCAAGACCATGCAGCGTTCCCTCTCTGACCCAAAGCCCATCAGCCCCACCGCTGAGGAAGCCAGCAAGGAGAGGTTCTCCCTCTACCAGCACCCGttgctccccagcacccaggtATGTCAGTGCAGAACAACCTTGCCCTCGGGGAACAGCCCCAGGAGGCACCGTGAGACATTTCGGTTTCATTAGCACTGtggtaattaatattttaaaagtctggcttcctgcagcagctgatggCAACCAGTAGGCACAGACACATGCACCAAAGTCAAGAGCCAGCAGGAGGCCCTGGAGCTCCACCAGCTGCATGAGCCCATCAGTGggcaagagctgctgctgggtggAGGATCAGGACTGTCCCCTGCCCTAGCCAGGTCCCCCTCCACTCCCAAGGAGCAGGCACCATGCAAGGCTCCATTTCAGGTTATGGTGGCTTTCCCTCCTGCTTTGTCCCCCCACACCACCGTTGCCTTGGGCAGCCAAGCACCCAGGGAattccccaggcagcagcaaccCCCAGCCACTCCCCTGAGTCCCGCTGCCAAGTGCCTGAGGACAGAGGCAGCAGTGTACACGCAGCCCGCCCAGCACTCAGCGAGCTGCCACCCCCAGTAATTACTCACGGAAAGTGCCCTGCCTGTTACTTCCATCCTATTTATTGTGCTTTTACATAAACACTGCTTCCTCAGTGCATGGGGAGACACATGCACAGCAGGCTGCTTCACCGCAACCCTGGGGCATGGGGAGGACATGGGGGGACAACCACCCACACCCCTGACCAGGTGTCCCTTGGCTTTGCAGGTGGGGGGGTTGCAGTCAAGTCCACTGGCACGCAAGGTGAAGCGGACGCTGCCCAGCCCACCGCCCGAGGAGCCCCACGTCCCCCtggccagcccagctgcctcccaGATCTACTTGAGCAGCCTGGCCCCCAAGGCCACTGCACCAGTCACCAAGGCCAGCTTGCTGAAGGAACTGGACCGTGACCTGAAGCTGGTGGAGCATGAGGCCACCAAGCTGCGTAAGAAGCAGGCGGAGCTGgatgaggaggagaaggagattGACGCCAAGCTGAAGTACCTGGAGCTGGGCATCACCCAGCGCAAGGAGTCACTACTGAAGGACCGCGGGAGGGACCATCCCTACTTGCGCTGCCCTGGGGACCGCCGTGACTACCTGTCTGACAGTGAGCTGCACAGCCTGCGCCTTGCTGCCTATGATGGCACCAGCCTGCGCCCCGCACCCACCGGGCAGTACCCTGATTTTGCCACTGCCACTGCCTCCTATGGCGCCTACCCATACTCTGCCCCACAGGGCCCCACCGCCTTCCCACCAACACGCCTGCAGCCCCCCCGGTACCCTGCAGC is part of the Phalacrocorax aristotelis chromosome 6, bGulAri2.1, whole genome shotgun sequence genome and encodes:
- the BSN gene encoding protein bassoon; protein product: MGNEASMEGGGGDGDGQLPPATATATGAPPPPAAVAAAARTPSAPGGGGQLPGSAPAIGPSTPRRPEQLDQAAGQRSASPSLVQTAPSSQSPQEMRGQGQSGLPAEGQRRMLQVDTRSQGSGRSPSASPDRGSTPTSPYSLPQIAPLPSSTLCPICKTTELTSSPGQPNFNTCTQCHSKVCNQCGFNPNPHLTQVKEWLCLNCQMQRALGMDMTTAPRSKSQQQLHTPSPSLSHSPAKHPPPPGVDKSLLAARALLPEPPKPHPMMPQREPHGQGQPKSQEAARSSPQHQQAKPSSSEQRKTTGDGGAKPAAPSPGAGPQEQPQEGLTGKLFGFGASLLTQASTLMSVQPEAAPPSQPSPGKVPPKIVFSDASKEAGPKAPGAQCQAGAALATKLGKPEQGVKPKEVPKARVSCPLCKAEINVGSGEPPNYNTCTTCRQQVCNMCGFNPTPHLIEKNEWLCLNCQTQRLLEGSLGDPAPMPLPAPKQPPTGSPRHQPPAVSQQQKAPAPVPAKPAAAPERQPSPARSLQAAEQSRTPSPVLAEKKPLVPAEEKPLPKAALEPSRDPESTVLKGKSVTPKPEMESKESRAPPTVPRTKEQEDGSKPYPPDLSRSPQSLSDTGYSSDGISSSQSEITGLVQQEEEKLSSTGLAGQSPPSPSELTKLESSMRPLLEGRGAPPDPAECSKELQEEQRQRPRYLSITPEAFDSDEELEDILEEDEDSLEWENQRERRESAESSDEFGSKLRHDYVEDSSEGCFSPVPPQPKGLEAEVSDEEFMRRQILEMSAEEDNLEEEEEEEGYRHAKYSVHKAGLKDEAEKSKEPASAKRRLPHGSSSLYKEERKELEVAEGNDLSTAQGGLRRFKTIELNSTTGYDREVEMGQETDASLDREPELEMESLTGSPEERSRGEYSSTLPATTPTYTSGTSPTSISSLEEDSDSSPSRRQRLEEVKQQRKARHRSHGPLLPTIEDSSEEEELREEEELLREQEKMREVEQQRIRSTARKTKRDKEELRAQRRRERSKTPPSNLSPIEDASPTEELRQAAEMEELHRSSCSEYSPSVDSEAESFDAMASKLYKSGSEYNLPTFMSLYSPTEKGESGPSQPTSKPLKSAEEAYEEMMRKAEMMQKQQVQQAQPAISYSSAYQQGGYCGTESQNGFEYQYTEEYQYDGGPAHPAQPSYPSALPKAGAVYEDILQTSQSISRMHQSASFDLALEQGEKAKGQEEAYQEKHFLNAESTYADLMKQNGSPLTPGTSPTQLSAPVSFAASDGSTGKAIPDVRVTQHFAKEGQDLAKLQSTPAEPSPASKTTATPYAYGKGTSTVTMMAVVSGPRSAPWSYSSSAPEAPSVAFRSYGPVKSTVSYGSQTEDTGRSKVAVEISMQMAREKLPAMSDSKPLLPKTYPFFKSSSPPLSPTSPTQSPTHATKATAEFSTQTQSPLLPYEGPAVAGPTASSPMVAQGTQTPHQAGSPRLARQPVSQDAPFMLITLAADAASQTKSASSGCSTSPTSSPTRPSRQLPAHSYSRALEPEQPPGTYVRAQPVKEHTQQASTVTSATDGITGLYGWGALPAENISLCRISSIPGTSRVEPGPKAPSTNAVDLRTALKSTPIIITDQGMDLTSLATEARKYCLTLDHIPSRQSTAIQPLIINLNAQEQPHAIIAAASSASLAIASPMLLSQPKQPVVYGDPFQSRVDFGQGTGSPVCLAQVKQMEQGVQTAAVRASGAASSKPESTAAPQTKFARYGMPGQMVKKDVLITQTGGVQNVVSLPQPFLPEPGSELYQVVPVELKSQSPLLALGSKKPQVMMVQMEEAAAGPVTKVLKEEPPANVLDLTGVKPESQVACCNVVYKFPFGGSCTGAFNPTSKMPEKKAGEVAAPGRKASGPLYGSREPELPETFPYREQPAPAPSLYEEQKFYPASAFGRLYSSMSDTNLSEIGMSYYPTKGDQPFPSPASDAAVDLSTMKHSYSVGFAEGGYLGQGLQYGSFSDLRQPAEMLGHPLPMRRYSSASNIYSDYHFSPRGDLASFQQSSLAHYSATTAREISRMCAALNSMDQYGGRHTNGPDLLPYGPGSGLGGTGGLAAQQQGPVPPKPGRIYNPTFPEARQGFSSLAQYNVPSIRLGSIRQMLPSTATVRAADGMIYSTINTPIASTLPITTQPASVLRPMLRGLYRPYGPGGVAAVPLASLPRLPVVTPRVPLATQGLYRYPAPGRPAPAASLMETPVYLGKPVSTAPPAAGAGPTPKAPTAPTSGLQKAEPVGSVPRAEGPAATAASKEGGQAAAVPKPLLDGAQREEREEELQRKQQEHVLQLERERVELEKLRQLRLQEELERERAELQRHREKEQLLVQRELQELQCIKQQVLQQQQEERHAQLALQREQLAQQRLQLEHIHQLQHQLQQQLEEQKRQKSAFPVPVEPAARPPEGPTEAPRGLPHNGQVWPLPGEALPEGPTGPRYPMPQRPLSSSASDMSLQAEEPWEPGRGIKKRNSMPRLRDAYEKEAAREAFTARKTADSSVQTDEEDGDERYLLSRRRRPRRSTDCSVQTDEEDSGEWEQPVRRRRSRPSRHAEAGTEGKLEGPARSMASVGIQTISDCSVQTEPDQLLRVSPSIHITTHDPRVEIVKYISAPEKTQRGESLACQTEPEPVPQPGVVVPQLTVPTTIPPYSTNIQIVSTSPLDPHSVRQQTLGKFEKKKPDPLEIGYQSHLPAESLSQLVTRQPPRSPQVLYSPVSPLSPHRLLESSFATSERLNKAHVPPQKHFTADSAQRQQTLPRPIKTMQRSLSDPKPISPTAEEASKERFSLYQHPLLPSTQVGGLQSSPLARKVKRTLPSPPPEEPHVPLASPAASQIYLSSLAPKATAPVTKASLLKELDRDLKLVEHEATKLRKKQAELDEEEKEIDAKLKYLELGITQRKESLLKDRGRDHPYLRCPGDRRDYLSDSELHSLRLAAYDGTSLRPAPTGQYPDFATATASYGAYPYSAPQGPTAFPPTRLQPPRYPAASTSQDSLPVAPLPAFASPGAFPAPSTTYPELGASGQTGFRPQNPYQAPSAFAGVATVPAAQPALFQSPVEMASGHQKLRQTSLADLEQKIPTNYEVIGAATSSSAVPDVTFSTATVSSSYEQYKVPEAQPAERASTVQGPSASFSSESLYTSLEQNIPRNYVMIEDISELTKESPAVEGQKAEPAGTAADSRHSREKSELGDAEGSGRPCCYTKAEDESEEDVYDHHGPDHQGKNSYHRGTESNGRVSGSSAGSSYYYGDGEYRHSSRVDKHGSSAALSKHSSKNLAPAVISSKRSKHRKQVMEQKISKFSPIEEAKDVESDLASYAAITSVGSSNVASRAKKLQEEITYGLKKNVYEQQKYYGVSSRDLVDEEERVYSASSRTRLSGYGVEKSSSREMVGRSKSYEREGAERPLKGSSKPSSLSMSQSRGRAPIRMQHSEEESPVSPLGKAVGGSRTMAGPGPQSAGDSCSQFCSSHSLPDVQEHIKDVPRSHSYKHEEGYSMDDAHCVVSDSEAYHLGQEETDWFDKPREARAERVRHYGGHSSSQKRPPVKHTYHDYDEPPDEDPWQHNDYPQHREHRHHGEYGRHASTSRHTSDEPPRRSAKQHLREPGRHEPRGHGPMAAPKKVQQPEPRAPAPFGSGSSEYALPSRPAAHHHGAEAPKAQKPLQPHGPATPVPKPEPLAHPQQPVARQQQPGQQAARQQPAVRQAAQPAGSAQPEARGRTQGPLSSRPPQQQPGPAQVAGKMPTALHTQPGGHTVPVLKVEQTDASKPTAKVPQQPGRAPAAQPLGAADSKAGPRAAGPRGPTGTATGQPGAEGESVFSKILPGGAAEQAGKLTEAVSAFGKKFTSFW